A genomic region of Aspergillus oryzae RIB40 DNA, chromosome 1 contains the following coding sequences:
- a CDS encoding uncharacterized protein (predicted protein) produces the protein MLNKTVSWPQWVPILSWITGWVNVAGWVALVATNSLLSSQLIAGVVSAVYPDFEWQRWQQFLIYVGITLGAFVINAFMNSVLPLIYRGAFTWSIGGFVLVSITVLACASPDYNSA, from the exons ATGTTAAACAAGACAGTATCTTGGCCGCAATGGGTTCCGATCTTGTCTTGGATTACCGGCTGGGTTAATGTCGCGGGTTGG GTTGCGCTGGTGGCCACCAACTCCCTTCTTTCAAGCCAGTTGATTGCGGGAGTAGTCTCCGCGGTATATCCG GACTTTGAATGGCAGCGATGGCAGCAGTTTCTCATTTACGTGGGTATCACATTGGGCGCGTTCGTGATTAACGCGTTCATGAATTCTGTGCTACCACTCATCTACCGTGGCGCTT TTACTTGGTCGATTGGCGGCTTTGTTCTGGTTTCTATCACTGTGCTGGCGTGCGCTTCTCCAGACTATAACTCTGCCTAG
- a CDS encoding uncharacterized protein (predicted protein): protein MLTCVGIGTFTGSVFLIVLLFVAGDITDVVSSKAGPLLQILLHATQNTAGAICLLMLPLVCLVFATLSVMTTSSRMIFAFARDGGLPASRFFAHVHQRLGLPLNALALTTLVVIIFGLIFLGSSRIPN, encoded by the exons ATGTTAACCTGTGTCGGAATTGGTACCTTCACCGGCTCCGTCTTTCTGATCGTCCTGCTCTTCGTCGCAGGCGACATCACCGACGTGGTGAGCTCAAAAGCAGGGCCTCTGCTGCAGATTCTTCTCCACGCGACCCAAAATACTGCCGGCGCGATATGTCTGCTCAT GTTACCTCTCGTTTGTCTGGTCTTCGCCACACTCAGCGTGATGACGACGAGTAGTCGGATGATTTTTGCATTCGCTCG GGACGGTGGTCTCCCCGCATCGCGATTCTTCGCCCATGTCCACCAGAGACTCGGACTACCTCTGAATGCACTGGCATTGACCACATTAGTCGTTATAATATTCGGTCTGATCTTCCTTGGGTCTTCAAG AATACCCAACTAA
- a CDS encoding uncharacterized protein (predicted protein): MGDTGTYVPNFDGENRVDPSVVANLPKGCRVVSTESHGISFWGHTGRINVELEDGTPFSFFMKVVSNERGKNMVHGEYESMKAIHTLLPDFAPKPIAWGTYQDVPDMHYLLCDYREMTDDMPDPHKFAARLATLHESSKSPTGKFGFHMTTYSGNLPQMTEWEDSWETFFAKSLKKALDLEIKAKGPDPELDHLLPLLFDKVIPHLLRPLESDGRSVKPSLVHGDLWYANSGIDVETGDSLVFDACSFYAHNEYEFGQWRPICNRFGDEYLAAYHSYVQVSAPEEDYDGRLDLYKLRFNTHVSALFTENHTLREHIATSLGTLHDMAMFIIAVNMDTPKPRPFK; this comes from the exons ATGGGAGATACTGGGACCTATGTCCCGAATTTTGATGGGGAGAATAGAGTTGACCCCAGCGTTGTTGCCA ACTTACCTAAAGGATGTCGTGTTGTATCCACAGAGAGTCATGGAATCAGCTTTTGGGGCCACACTGGCCGCATAAATGTCGAATTAGAGGACGGAACTCCGTTCTCATTCTTCATGAAGGTTGTGTCTAACGAACGCGGCAAGAACATGGTTCATGGGGAATACGAGTCAATGAAGGCGATACACACTCTTCTGCCGGACTTCGCACCAAAGCCAATCGCATGGGGAACTTACCAGGACGTTCCAGACATGCATTATCTTCTATGTGACTATCGAGAGATGACAGATGACATGCCAGATCCACATAAATTTGCTGCGCGCCTTGCGACTCTGCATGAAAGCAGTAAGTCGCCGACGGGAAAGTTTGGCTTCCACATGACTACATACAGCGGCAATCTACCTCAGATGACCGAGTGGGAAGACAGCTGGGAGACTTTCTTCGCAAAAAGTTTGAAGAAAGCCCTTGATCTGGAGATAAAGGCAAAAGGACCAGACCCAGAACTAGATCATCTGCTCCCGCTCCTCTTTGACAAAGTTATACCTCATCTGCTGCGTCCGCTTGAGTCAGATGGCCGGTCTGTAAAGCCCTCGCTTGTTCACGGAGATTTGTGGTATGCAAACTCAGGGATTGACGTGGAGACGGGCGACTCTCTTGTGTTTGATGCCTGCTCCTTCTACGCGCATAATGAAT ATGAGTTTGGCCAGTGGCGGCCTATCTGTAACCGATTTGGCGACGAATACCTGGCAGCGTATCACTCATATGTCCAGGTATCGGCACCTGAAGAAGATTATGATGGCCGGCTGGATCTTTACAAGTT GAGATTCAACACTCATGTCTCTGCCTTATTCACAGAGAATCACACACTTAGAGAGCA TATCGCCACGTCACTCGGCACCCTCCATGACATGGCAATGTTCATTATCGCTGTGAATATGG ACACGCCGAAACCACGACCGTTCAAGTAA
- a CDS encoding uncharacterized protein (amino acid transporters): MRTSKTDKVVTTATDGDGPAGNLDGDVRRLAEMGYTQDMQRNFSVISLLGVAFSLANSWFGISASLITGIKSGGTVLTIYGIPWIAFVSTCVGVTLSELASAMPNAGGQYFWASELSPKRYAAFASYLTGWLAWAGAIFTCASVALSLGSAGVGMWQLSHPDFVPKPWHSVVAYEVINLFAFLFNCIGKALPTVATATLYISLISFAVILITVPATAPSHANARFVFANFVNSTGWPSDGLAFLVGLINPNWVFACLDSATHLAEEVSRPERSIPIAILATVAIGFTTSWFYCIAMFFSVTNLDPILSTPTGVPILALFQQALQNKAGAIALESLILVTGIGCLIACHTWQSRLCWSFARDRGLPFSPFLAKIHPTLDVPFNAHSVSCFIVGLLGLLYLGSSTAFNSMVSACIVLLYSSYVVPVIALLYKGRENISHGPFWLGRVGWVCNWVVLGWTVFCLVVYSFPSVYPVTTGNMNYVCVVYAVVGCIIAVDWVVRGKRRFRGQHTRHQVEEHVGHYAD, encoded by the exons ATGCGAACGTCGAAAACAGACAAGGTCGTCACCACGGCCACCGATGGCGACGGCCCAGCAGGCAATCTGGACGGGGACGTGAGAAGGCTGGCAGAGATGGGCTACACACAGGACATGCAGCGGAATTTCTCCGTGATATCGTTACTGGGTGTGGCCTTCTCGCTGGCTAACTCGTGGTTCGGTATCTCCGCCTCGCTGATCACCGGTATCAAGTCCGGTGGAACAGTACTGACCATCTACGGAATTCCCTGGATCGCCTTCGTCTCGACCTGCGTCGGCGTCACGCTGTCCGAGCTGGCCTCGGCCATGCCCAACGCCGGCGGACAATACTTCTGGGCCAGCGAGCTCTCCCCCAAAAGATACGCCGCATTCGCCTCGTACCTCACAGGATGGCTCGCCTGGGCCGGCGCCATCTTCACCTGCGCCAGTGTAGCCCTAAGCCTAGGCTCCGCCGGCGTCGGCATGTGGCAGCTATCCCATCCAGACTT CGTCCCCAAGCCCTGGCACTCCGTAGTCGCCTACGAAGTAATCAACctcttcgccttcctcttcaactgcATCGGCAAAGCCCTCCCCACAGTCGCCACCGCAACCCTCTACATCTCACTCATCTCCTTCGCCGTGATCCTCATCACCGTCCCCGCCACAGCACCCTCCCACGCCAACGCCAGATTCGTCTTCGCCAACTTCGTCAACTCAACCGGCTGGCCCTCCGACGGCCTCGCCTTCCTCGTCGGCCTCATCAACCCAAACTGGGTCTTCGCCTGCCTCGACTCAGCCACCCACCTCGCCGAAGAAGTCTCCCGCCCCGAACGCTCCATCCCAATCGCCATCCTCGCCACCGTCGCCATCGGCTTCACCACCTCCTGGTTCTACTGCATAGCCATGTTCTTCAGCGTCACCAACCTAGACCCAatcctctccacccccaccGGCGTCCCcatcctcgccctcttccAACAAGCCCTGCAGAACAAAGCAGGCGCCATAGCCCTCGAATCCCTCATCCTAGTCACAGGAATCGGGTGCCTAATCGCCTGCCACACATGGCAATCCCGTCTCTGCTGGTCCTTTGCCCGAGACCGCggccttcctttctctcccttcttggCGAAGATTCACCCAACCCTCGACGTGCCCTTTAACGCGCACAGCGTCAGCTGCTTCATCGTCGGGTTACTGGGTCTGTTGTATCTGGGTTCTTCGACGGCTTTCAATAGCATGGTCTCGGCGTGTATTGTCTTGCTTTATTCGAGTTATGTTGTTCCTGTTATTGCTTTGTTGTATAAGGGGAGGGAGAATATTTCCCATGGACCGTTTTGGTTGGGGAGGGTCGGTTGGGTTTGTAATTGGGTTGTTCTGGGTTGGACGGTGTTTTGTTTGGTGGTTTATTCGTTTCCGAGTGTTTATCCGGTTACGACTGGGA ATATGAACTACGTTTGTGTGGTGTATGCCGTTGTCGGGTGTATTATTGCGGTAGATTGGGTGgtgagggggaaaaggaggttTCGGGGACAGCATACCAGACACCAGGTGGAGGAACATGTTGGGCATTATGCTGATTAA
- a CDS encoding uncharacterized protein (predicted protein) — translation MKFLAISSLVAAVSALPSVPAPKAQNDPNAFGVVAARSASPIHFLTLNAANSHFYLGGKAATYCPENIEKLGACPPGKETALLGDKYLQTMANSKSRTSPSPVARASTSTPRAPSPSPLLTPATLPPAPRLRASPTSPARTAPSVAGPTRTASWPAPPPTAPSCPVTPSGRCLLPPTMPPCPPATSETALDSRLLLPHTLDPLLPGSTSKFLV, via the exons ATGAAGTTCCTTGCCATTTCCTCCCTCGTTGCAGCAGTCTCTGCTCTTCCCTCTGTGCCTGCCCCTAAGGCTCAGAATGACCCCAACGCCTTCGGTGTCGTCGCCGCTCGTTCCGCCTCTCCCATCCACTTCCTTACCCTGAACGCCGCCAACTCCCACTTCTACCTCGGCGGAAAGGCCGCCACCTACTGCCCCGAGAACATCGAGAAGCTGGGCGCCTGCCCCCCGGGCAAGGAGACCGCTCTCCTCGGCGACAAGTACCTT CAAACAATGGCTAACTCAAAATCCAGGACGTCGCCGTCCCCGGTGGCCAGAGCATCTACGTCGACCCCCAGGGCGCCCTCTCCTTCACCACTCCTCACTCCGGCTACACTCCCCCCGGCTCCTCGACTGAGGGCTTCGCCTACAAGCCCGGCAAGAACGGCACCCTCGGTAGCTGGACCTACAAGAACGGCTTCATGGCCtgccccaccaccaacagcACCATCGTGCCCGGTAACCCCAAGTGGCAGGTGTTTGCTGCCTCCAACAATGCCACCGTGCCCACCGGCAACGTCAGAGACTGCCTTGGATTCTCGGCTGTTGCTGCCCCATACACTGGACCCGCTGCTGCCTGGGAGTACATCTAAGTTTCTCGTCTAA
- a CDS encoding beta-glucosidase (beta-glucosidase-related glycosidases) produces MTYFDSIAEAELELLSASRQYDGVDDDDDDSDGYGVGVKRGQRQGLLKRTHDGRTGWRTVYYSKYWWRALIGVVVVLVLLVLVFLGLARSKQVGDELDYSMIPAESWFPSPRGGALKEWAADYQKAALLVGNMTLIEKVNITTGTGWQMGLCVGNTGPAESVHFPSLCLQDGPMGIRYADHISAFPPGLTTGATWNRDLIRERGIAMGLEARLKGVNVLLGPSMGPLGMMPAGGRNWEAFGSDPVLQGVAAAETIKGIQSNGVMATAKHFVMNEQEHFRQPFEWGIPTALSSNVGDRALHEVFAWPFAESIRADVASVMCAYQMVNNSHACENSKLLNGILKDELGFQGFVQSDWLAQRSGINSALGGLDMSMPGDGLHWADGKSLWGSELTRAVLNTSIPMERLNDMVTRIVAAWYHLGQDQWERPPPDGEGGPNFSSWTDDQTGWWQQASVEAGDQDGGWGIVNKYVDAGAGHGDIARKVAAEGIVLVKNNNNTLPLSRSPPSPYRIGIYGDDAGPALGPNACPDRGCSQGTLASGWGSGTVEFPFLVSPLEALQGAWETEVEITPYLQNMVMPVSVQDKDLCLVFANANSGEGYIHAGGIHGDRNDLFLQKGGDTLIQAVANNCAGPTVVVVHAVGPVVVESWIDLPGVDAVLFAHLPGQESGNALVDVLFGDVDASGRLPYTVGKSLEDYGPGAQVLYENNAPVPQVDFLDALYIDYRYFDKFNITPRYEFGFGLSYTSFELSKLYIKSMQWKSRLPKSRPQDQVSPPEYDTRPPVNENVLFPEGFHALSKYVYSYLPSLDGTAAANYTEYPDGYDLPRQPSEAGGDLGGNPSLYEEMAKVQVQVANTGARAGQTVVQAYVSFPSDVVEEGDLVEVPVDEKGETVTFVPSKEQVEFPDRVLRNFTKIALEPGEKKTVEMTLSRKDLSYWSARQQNWVMPDGDFQIWVGQSSRDLPLHGKY; encoded by the exons ATGA CGTATTTCGATAGTATAGCCGAGGCAGAGCTGGAGTTGCTGTCGGCAAGTCGACAATATGACGGcgtggatgacgacgacgatgattcgGACGGATACGGTGTCGGGGTGAAAAGGGGACAGAGGCAGGGATTACTAAAACGGACACACGATGGTCGGACAGGTTGGCGGACGGTCTATTACTCAAAGTATTGGTGGCGTGCTCTGAttggggttgtggtggtCTTGGTCCTCCTGGTGTTGGTATTCCTGGGCCTTGCGAGGTCGAAACAGGTTGGGGACGAGCTGGATTAT TCAATGATCCCGGCTGAATCTTGGTTTCCTAGCCCGCGGGGCGGAGCCTTAAAGGAATGGGCAGCGGATTATCAAAAAGCGGCGCTGTTGGTTGGGAATATGACCCTCATCGAAAAGGTCAACATCACGACTGGGACCGGTTGGCAGATGGGACTCTGTGTGGGTAATACGG GGCCGGCCGAATCTGTCCACTTCCCCTCCCTGTGCTTACAAGACGGCCCGATGGGAATACGATACGCGGATCACATTTCAGCCTTCCCACCTGGTTTGACTACGGGTGCCACCTGGAATCGCGACCTAATTCGGGAACGAGGGATTGCGATGGGGTTGGAGGCGCGTTTGAAGGGCGTCAATGTCCTTCTCGGGCCGTCAATGGGACCTCTCGGAATGATGCCCGCAGGTGGAAGAAACTGGGAGGCTTTCGGTTCCGATCCCGTGCTGCAGGGAGTTGCTGCCGCAGAGACGATCAAGGGCATACAGAGTAATGGCGTCATGGCTACCGCCAAACATTTCGTGATGAACGAGCAGGAACACTTTCGACAACCCTTTGAATGGGGGATTCCGACCGCGCTATCATCCAACGTCGGCGATCGTGCCTTGCATGAGGTGTTTGCATGGCCTTTTGCCGAGAGTATCCGCGCGGACGTAGCCAGTGTCATGTGCGCATACCAGATGGTGAACAACAGTCACGCCTGCGAAAACAGCAAACTCCTGAATGGGATTCTCAAAGACGAGCTGGGGTTCCAGGGATTTGTGCAGTCCGACTGGCTGGCTCAACGATCGGGGATCAACAGCGCATTGGGTGGGCTGGACATGAGCATGCCAGGCGATGGTTTGCACTGGGCGGACGGAAAGTCCCTGTGGGGCAGCGAACTGACCCGTGCCGTGCTCAACACGTCTATCCCCATGGAGCGACTGAACGACATGGTGACCCGTATCGTGGCGGCATGGTATCATCTCGGACAGGACCAATGGGAACGGCCACCGCCAGACGGGGAGGGCGGTCCCAACTTTTCCTCTTGGACGGATGACCAAACCGGCTGGTGGCAACAAGCCAGTGTCGAGGCAGGCGATCAGGATGGCGGATGGGGTATTGTTAACAAGTACGTGGATGCCGGCGCAGGACACGGGGACATCGCGAGAAAAGTAGCAGCGGAAGGCATCGTCCTAGtgaagaacaacaataacaCCCTACCGCTGTCTCGTAGCCCGCCGAGTCCTTATCGCATTGGGATCTATGGTGACGATGCTGGCCCGGCCTTAGGACCAAATGCGTGCCCCGATCGTGGATGCAGTCAGGGGACATTAGCGTCAGGCTGGGGCAGTGGGACTGTggaatttcctttccttgtgaGTCCTCTGGAGGCTTTGCAGGGTGCTTGGGAAACCGAAGTCGAGATAACCCCATATCTGCAGAATATGGTGATGCCCGTGAGTGTTCAAGATAAAGACCTGTGTCTTGTGTTCGCCAACGCGAATTCCGGCGAGGGGTATATTCATGCTGGGGGAATTCACGGTGATCGTAATGATCTATTCTTGCAGAAGGGAGGCGACACATTGATTCAAGCCGTGGCTAACAACTGTGCGGGACCGACAGTGGTGGTTGTTCACGCTGTCGGCCCGGTCGTCGTGGAGTCATGGATTGATCTCCCAGGCGTGGATGCGGTGCTCTTTGCCCATCTGCCCGGTCAAGAAAGCGGCAATGCACTCGTGGATGTCCTGTTTGGCGACGTTGACGCGAGCGGTCGACTGCCATATACAGTTGGAAAGAGCCTGGAGGACTACGGACCAGGGGCACAAGTGCTATATGAAAACAATGCCCCAGTGCCACAAGTTGACTTCTTGGACGCGCTGTACATTGACTACCGGTACTTCGACAAATTTAACATCACGCCTCGATATGAGTTCGGCTTCGGTCTCTCCTACACCAGTTTCGAGCTATCCAAGCTGTACATTAAGTCGATGCAATGGAAGTCCCGACTGCCCAAGTCGCGACCGCAAGACCAAGTCTCCCCGCCAGAGTATGATACTCGCCCACCCGTAAATGAAAATGTGCTTTTCCCGGAAGGGTTCCACGCGCTAAGCAAGTACGTCTACTCGTATCTGCCATCGCTGGATGGCACAGCCGCAGCAAATTATACAGAATACCCCGACGGCTATGACTTGCCACGACAGCCGTCTGAAGCAGGAGGCGACCTCGGTGGAAACCCGTCGCTATATGAAGAGATGGCTAAAGTGCAAGTGCAAGTGGCTAACACGGGTGCCCGCGCTGGTCAGACCGTGGTCCAGGCCTACGTGTCATTCCCATCGGACGTGGTAGAAGAGGGCGACTTAGTAGAGGTGCCGGTAGACGAAAAGGGGGAGACTGTGACCTTTGTGCCAAGTAAAGAACAGGTCGAATTCCCAGACCGGGTTCTCCGCAATTTCACCAAGATTGCTTTGGAACCGGGCGAAAAGAAGACAGTTGAAATGACTCTAAGCCGCAAGGATCTCAGTTACTGGAGTGCTCGCCAACAGAATTGGGTCATGCCGGACGGCGACTTTCAGATCTGGGTCGGGCAGAGTTCGCGGGATCTGCCCTTGCACGGCAAGTACTGA
- a CDS encoding uncharacterized protein (predicted protein), giving the protein MEARRTKWSRRSHRKSRNGCGNCKRRKIKIAPSETASTGSTGTPVSCSTLVARAAPSPYSSITFISSSKTDFKLPKRRYQRRPATARETANADLALAEVLPTPTNSQLQLNTTDLELLHHYLSVTVIALADDDEGLHLLQVALPQVGFRFQYILHLLLAFASYHMARSSSMSASHGRYLEGDCHYNTALSQVSSLIAELNESTCQAVYGSSVLICLCSLAKGPRDGEYLAFSDSDRAEWLTLLRGIRSITEVSRDVFYIDPVSSPGSETRERLLQDEPQLRHENTWPEWKGRLKECEQLIETEYTAGGGIQHAVYVHVLTCLTNAFHHVYGKIDNSRGERCAKTFQWLYQLPDEFVFDLQQRKWPALLLLSHFLVLLQQLNSYWFVKGWPEHVMGEIYRSFNEQQRVWLQWPANQIGWYPPSAVDDA; this is encoded by the exons ATGGAGGCGAGGCGGACAAAATGGTCCCGCAGATCTCATCGGAAATCCCGTAACGGATGTGGAAATTGTAAACGGCGCAAAATCAAA ATTGCCCCATCCGAAACAGCGTCCACAGGCTCAACAGGAACTCCTGTTTCGTGTTCAACACTAGTAGCACGCGCGGCACCCTCACCTTATAGTAGCATTACCTTTatatcatcctccaagaCGGACTTTAAATtgccgaaaagaagatatcagCGGCGACCAGCTACCGCTAGGGAGACAGCCAACGCTGACTTGGCGTTGGCTGAGGTTCTTCCTACCCCTACTAATTCTCAATTGCAGCTCAATACGACTGATCTAGAGCTACTCCATCATTATTTGTCGGTTACCGTGATAGCCCTAgccgatgatgacgagggaCTGCATTTACTCCAGGTAGCTCTTCCGCAAGTAGGGTTTCGCTTTCAGTATATCTTACATCTGCTTCTGGCTTTTGCGAGCTACCACATGGCTCGGTCGTCGAGTATGAGTGCATCACATGGGCGGTACTTAGAAGGCGACTGTCATTACAACACTGCACTCTCCCAAGTGAGCTCCTTGATAGCTGAACTGAATGAAAGTACATGTCAGGCGGTGTATGGCAGCTCGGTATTGATATGTTTATGCTCTTTAGCAAAAGGGCCTCGAGATGGGGAATATCTTGCCTTCAGTGATTCCGACCGTGCAGAATGGCTCACACTACTGCGAGGAATCCGATCTATAACTGAAGTGTCGCGAGACGTGTTCTATATAGATCCAGTCTCCAGCCCTGGGTCGGAAACTAGAGAGAGATTACTCCAAGACGAACCGCAGTTACGTCACGAAAACACCTGGCCTGAATGGAAAGGGAGGCTCAAGGAGTGTGAGCAATTGATTGAGACGGAATAtactgctggtggtggtattcAGCATGCCGTTTACGTACACGTTCTCACTTGTCTGACAAACGCCTTCCATCATGTTTACGGAAAGATAGATAACAGCAGGGGCGAGCGATGTGCCAAAACATTCCAGTGGCTTTATCAACTGCCGGATGAGTTTGtgtttgatcttcaacaacgAAAATGGCCTGCCTTGCTTCTGCTATCCCACTTCCTCGTTTTGCTGCAACAGTTGAATTCTTACTGGTTTGTAAAGGGTTGGCCTGAACATGTAATGGGCGAAATCTACCGGTCCTTCAATGAGCAACAACGGGTCTGGCTGCAGTGGCCAGCCAACCAGATTGGATGGTATCCGCCAAGTGCGGTGGACGATGCTTAG
- a CDS encoding uncharacterized protein (predicted protein) encodes MLGLISLVLAASRLTTALDCKCSPSDPCWPADSEWASLNETISGHLIRTVPLGAVCYRTESVYNPEACTTVLANWSTSAFHSADPASIDDPMWANNSCNPIYSNGTSLTGNIHAGEKGCSIGNYPPFVVNATEPGHVQAALKFARRWNLRLNIKNTGHGSERRIWTHNLKQIQFHENFQPQSCKTGTRVNETQMATTLGAGVQDGELFKAMSKHKAIAVGGTNADVGVVGWATGGGHGLATGKYGMGADNIIEAVVVTPTGEVVAANACQNRDLFWAIRGGGGGTFGVILSVTLKAYPMPSVTLVNLSMSAKNGTHPSSWYRFVARAHAHLDLLQEAGVHGYYTMGGGSLTLQGALLIYDAQNGTVENLLAPMRRFFDASNATATSSLTPLVTLPWYELVEMMPTTESVGTKQSVRASRFIPRKVVKDDIELFAETLEAITSHPGPLNDGVSPPSISGTMTGSRTPVDNALNPAWRDSVVHIITSQSWDESLPPAVADRVVHNMTYQKGYALRQLAPDTGAYFNEANANESTWQWSFFGDHYPRLQSIKQKYDPEGLLWCRQCVGSERWTEQEDGKLCRAF; translated from the exons ATGCTTGGCCTCATCTCCCTGGTCCTGGCGGCTAGCCGGCTTACCACTGCACTGGACTGCAAATGC TCACCATCCGACCCATGCTGGCCAGCCGACTCGGAATGGGCTTCGCTCAACGAAACGATCTCGGGTCACCTTATTCGAACAGTCCCCCTTGGAGCAGTATGCTATCGGACCGAGTCCGTCTATAATCCCGAGGCTTGCACTACTGTTCTCGCAAATTGGTCAACCTCCGCTTTCCATTCTGCTGATCCGGCCAGTATCGATGACCCCATGTGGGCGAATAATAGCTGCAATCCCATATATTCCAATGGCACTAGCCTCACAGGTAATATCCACGCAGGCGAAAAGGGTTGTTCGATTGGGAATTATCCACCGTTTGTAGTGAACGCGACGGAGCCTGGCCATGTGCAAGCTGCGCTGAAGTTTGCGAGGAGATGGAACCTGCGGTTGAATATCAAGAACACGGGACATGGCTCGGAAAGAAG GATCTGGACCCATAACCTGAAACAGATCCAATTTCACGAGAACTTCCAGCCTCAGTCATGCAAGACTGGAACAAGGGTAAACGAAACTCAAATGGCAACCACCCTAGGAGCCGGTGTGCAAGATGGAGAGCTGTTCAAAGCGATGTCGAAACACAAAGCCATCGCAGTGGGTGGAACCAACGCT GACGTTGGTGTCGTGGGATGGGCAACGGGTGGTGGTCATGGCCTGGCTACCGGCAAATACGGCATGGGTGCTGACAATATCATCGAGGCAGTCGTCGTAACACCCACAGGTGAAGTGGTTGCGGCTAATGCTTGCCAAAACAGAGATCTCTTTTGGGCCATCCGCGGTGGGGGCGGGGGTACATTTGGTGTCATACTGAGTGTTACTCTGAAAGCGTACCCCATGCCATCAGTGACCCTCGTAAATCTGTCAATGTCAGCTAAGAATGGAACTCATCCGTCGAGTTGGTACAGATTTGTTGCCCGGGCCCACGCACACTTGGACCTCTTGCAAGAAGCGGGCGTTCATGGGTACTATACGATGGGTGGAGGATCTTTGACACTGCAAGGCGCTCTACTCATTTATGATGCTCAAAATGGGACAGTGGAAAACCTTCTTGCGCCGATGCGAAGGTTCTTTGATGCTTCTAATGCAACTGCCACCTCAAGTCTCACGCCACTTGTAACATTACCGTGGTATGAACTTGTCGAGATGATGCCCACTACCGAATCCGTGGGTACGAAGCAAAGCGTCAGAGCATCTCGGTTTATCCCACGAAAGGTAGTCAAGGATGATATCGAATTATTTGCAGAGACCCTAGAGGCAATCACCTCTCACCCTGGTCCTCTGAAC GATGGAGTCTCGCCTCCATCAATTTCAGGAACCATGACGGGTAGCAGGACGCCTGTTGACAACGCCCTAAACCCTGCCTGGCGAGACTCTGTTGTCCATATCATCACTTCTCAAAGCTGGGACGAATCCTTACCTCCCGCCGTGGCTGACCGGGTAGTCCACAATATGACGTACCAGAAAGGCTATGCATTGCGACAACTTGCGCCTGATACAGGTGCTTACTTCAATGAG GCCAACGCAAACGAGTCAACTTGGCAGTGGTCTTTTTTCGGTGATCACTATCCTAGACTTCAATCGATCAAGCAAAAGTACGACCCAGAGGGTCTACTGTGGTGTCGTCAGTGTGTGGGAAGCGAGAGATGGACGGAACAGGAGGATGGGAAGCTCTGCCGTGCCTTTTAA